One genomic segment of Carassius carassius chromosome 21, fCarCar2.1, whole genome shotgun sequence includes these proteins:
- the LOC132097904 gene encoding single-stranded DNA-binding protein 3-like isoform X1 has protein sequence MFPKGKSSVVPSDGQAREKLALYVYEYLLHIGAQKSAQTFLSEIRWEKNITLGDPPGFLHSWWCVFWDLYCAAPERRDTCEHSSEAKAFHDYSAAAAPSPVLGNMPQGDGMPGGPMPPGFFQGPPGSQASPHAPPPPNSMMGPHGQPFMSPRFGGGPRPPIRMGNQPPGGVPAAQPMLPNMDPRLQGPMQRMNVPRGMGPMGPGPQSFGGGMRPPHNSMGPGMPGVNMGPGNGRPPWPNPNANNMPYSSPSPGAYGGPQGGGPPGTPGIVPSPADSNNSSENLYTMINSGGGGRNSFPIGPGSEGPLGAMAGMDPMHMNGGSGDLDGLPKNSPNNMSGMSNPPGTPRDEDVGGSYLHSFQNENQYSPSMTMSV, from the exons atgtttCCTAAAGGCAAAAGCTCCGTCGTGCCATCGGATGGTCAAGCTCGGGAAAA GTTAGCTCTGTATGTTTATGAGTATCTGTTACACATTGGTGCTCAGAAGTCAGCACAGACTTTCCTGTCAGAA ATCCGATGGGAAAAGAACATCACGCTGGGAGACCCTCCTGGGTTCCTGCATTCCTGGTGGTG TGTCTTTTGGGACCTCTACTGTGCAGCTCCTGAGAGGAGAGACACATGCGAACATTCAAGCGAGGCCAAGGCTTTCCATGACTAT AGTGCCGCTGCAGCCCCCAGTCCTGTTCTTGGGAACATGCCACAAGGAGATGGCATGCCAGGTGGACCCATGCCCCCTGGATTCTTCCAG GGCCCTCCCGGCTCCCAGGCCTCCCCTCACGCTCCTCCTCCCCCTAACAGCATGATGGGACCACACGGCCAG CCTTTCATGTCACCTCGCTTTGGTGGGGGACCACGACCCCCCATCAGAATGGGCAACCAG CCCCCAGGTGGAGTTCCAGCTGCCCAGCCAATGCTCCCAAACATGGATCCCAGACTACAGG GGCCGATGCAGAGGATGAATGTTCCTAGAGGAATGGGTCCCATGGGCCCCGGCCCCCAGAGTTTTGGAGGAGGAATGAGACCACCACACAATTCAATGGGCCCTGGCATGCCAGGAGTGAACAT gGGTCCTGGAAATGGCAGACCACCATGGCCAAATCCAAATGCCAACAAT ATGCCATATTCATCACCATCTCCTGGTGCttatggg GGTCCACAAGGAGGGGGTCCTCCAGGAACACCTGGAATTGTTCCTAGTCCAGCAG ACTCCAACAACTCCAGTGAAAACCTGTACACTATGATCAACTCTGGAGGTGGAGGTCGCAACAGT ttTCCCATAGGCCCAGGCTCTGAGGGCCCCCTAGGGGCCATGGCAGGAATGGACCCAATGCATATGAACGGAG GTTCAGGAGACCTGGACGGACTTCCAAAG AATTCTCCTAACAACATGAGTGGCATGAGCAATCCACCCGGGACCCCTAGAGATGAAGATGTAGGAGGCAGCTACCTTCACTCCTTCCAGAATGAGAAT CAGTACTCTCCTTCCATGACCATGAGCGTCTGA
- the acot11b gene encoding acyl-coenzyme A thioesterase 11b: MANEPRDPMPLEEPMFILENGAMYRNQTEVKMSQIVLPCHANYCGELSAGQLLKWMDSTACLSAERHAGCSCITASVDDIHFETTIGVGQVVNITAKVNRAFTSSMEVGISVSCEDLFSDRQWRVCHAFATFVARRTEAGKVQLKQVIPRTQAEQMEYSLAAERRRMRLIHAEIINDLLSSCSSQTVSECLDYQDAVPAERTRVESVELVLPPHANHQVSTFGGQIMAWMENVATISASRLCNAHPTLRSIDMFHFRGPSHIGDRLVLKAIVNNAFKKSMEVGVCAEAYQGGEPLRHINTAFMTFEVLDNDRKPCTLPRIRPEPVDGKRRFQEAIARKKIRLDRKYIISCKQSEVPLSVPWDPSNQMYLSYNNVSALKMLAARTNWVLTSEKNKVSLYTLEENQMLCFKVETHVAVAAEQVFLLLSDLRRRKAWDHHYQECEVITDSHEDDTIYRVVTPSVTKGGKVQDFILLASRRRPCDSGEPYLIALRSVTLPAYPPTQDYNRGEVLCAGFSIWEEENSFTKISYYNQATPGVLPYISTDIAGLSSSFYRTFASCSAFLEENKDSLACLPTSTL; the protein is encoded by the exons ATGGCAAATGAGCCCAGGGATCCCATGCCGCTGGAAGAGCCCATGTTTATTCTGGAAAATGGAGCGATGTACAGGAACCAAACTGAAGTAAAGATGAGCCAGATAGTCCTCCCCTGCCATGCAAACTACTGTGGAGAACTCAGTGCTGGGCAGCTGCTCAAGTGGATGGACTCCACTGCCTGCCTGTCTG CTGAGAGACATGCTGGCTGCTCCTGCATCACAGCCTCAGTGGATGACATTCACTTTGAAACCACCATAGG GGTTGGACAGGTTGTAAACATTACAGCTAAAGTCAACAGAGCCTTCACATCCAGCATGGAG GTGGGGATTTCAGTGAGCTGTGAAGATCTCTTCAGTGACAGACAGTGGAGGGTCTGCCACGCTTTCGCCACCTTTGTGGCCCGACGTACCGAAGCAGGAAAG GTACAGCTGAAGCAGGTGATTCCACGCACGCAGGCAGAGCAGATGGAGTACAGCCTCGCAGCCGAGCGCAGGAGGATGAGACTGATCCATGCAGAGATAATTAATGATCTTCTCAGCAGCTGCTCCTCTCAGACAG tgagtgagtgtctaGATTACCAGGATGCTGTGCCTGCAGAGCGGACTCGAGTAGAAAGCGTCGAGCTGGTGCTCCCGCCCCATGCTAATCACCAGGTCAGCACGTTTGGTGGACAAATCATGGCCTGGATGGAGAATGTAGCCACCATCTCTGCCAG TCGTTTGTGTAATGCTCACCCAACTCTGAGGAGCATAGACATGTTCCACTTTCGTGGGCCATCCCACATTGGAGACAGACTGGTGTTGAAGGCAATTGTAAACAATGCTTTCAAGAAAAG TATGGAGGTGGGAGTGTGTGCGGAGGCCTATCAGGGTGGAGAGCCCCTGCGACATATCAACACCGCCTTCATGACCTTTGAGGTCTTGGACAATGACAGGAAGCCATGCACGTTGCCAAGGATACGGCCCGAGCCTGTG GATGGTAAAAGACGCTTTCAGGAAGCCATAGCCAGAAAGAAAATCCGCCTTGACAG GAAGTACATAATATCCTGTAAACAAAGTGAGGTTCCTCTCTCGGTTCCCTGGGACCCAAGTAACCAG ATGTACCTCAGTTACAATAATGTTTCGGCACTGAAGATGTTGGCTGCCCGGACTAACTGGGTCTTAACCTCAGAGAAGAACAAG GTGAGTTTATACACCCTGGAGGAGAACCAGATGTTGTGCTTTAAGGTGGAGACTCACGTGGCTGTGGCGGCCGAGCAGGTTTTTCTGTTACTGTCTGATCTAAGGCGAAGGAAGGCATGGGACCACCACTACCA AGAGTGTGAAGTGATAACGGACTCTCATGAAGACGACACCATCTACCGAGTTGTCACCCCCTCTGTGACTAAAGGAGGCAAAGTCCAGGACTTCATCCTCCTGGCCTCCAGGAGGCGCCCTTGTGATTCTGG AGAGCCTTATTTGATTGCCTTGCGTTCTGTGACCCTGCCTGCATACCCTCCCACTCAAGACTACAACAGAGGAGAGGTGCTGTGTGCTGGGTTCAGTATCTGGGAAGAGGAAAACTCTTTCACTAAG ATTTCTTACTACAACCAGGCCACTCCTGGCGTGCTGCCCTATATCTCCACTGACATCGCTGGGCTTTCCTCCAGCTTCTACCGCACCTTTGCCTCATGTAGCGCTTTTCTGGAGGAGAACAAAGACAGCCTGGCTTGCCTGCCAACCTCCACCCTGTGA
- the LOC132097904 gene encoding single-stranded DNA-binding protein 3-like isoform X2, giving the protein MFPKGKSSVVPSDGQAREKLALYVYEYLLHIGAQKSAQTFLSEIRWEKNITLGDPPGFLHSWWCVFWDLYCAAPERRDTCEHSSEAKAFHDYSAAAAPSPVLGNMPQGDGMPGGPMPPGFFQPFMSPRFGGGPRPPIRMGNQPPGGVPAAQPMLPNMDPRLQGPMQRMNVPRGMGPMGPGPQSFGGGMRPPHNSMGPGMPGVNMGPGNGRPPWPNPNANNMPYSSPSPGAYGGPQGGGPPGTPGIVPSPADSNNSSENLYTMINSGGGGRNSFPIGPGSEGPLGAMAGMDPMHMNGGSGDLDGLPKNSPNNMSGMSNPPGTPRDEDVGGSYLHSFQNENQYSPSMTMSV; this is encoded by the exons atgtttCCTAAAGGCAAAAGCTCCGTCGTGCCATCGGATGGTCAAGCTCGGGAAAA GTTAGCTCTGTATGTTTATGAGTATCTGTTACACATTGGTGCTCAGAAGTCAGCACAGACTTTCCTGTCAGAA ATCCGATGGGAAAAGAACATCACGCTGGGAGACCCTCCTGGGTTCCTGCATTCCTGGTGGTG TGTCTTTTGGGACCTCTACTGTGCAGCTCCTGAGAGGAGAGACACATGCGAACATTCAAGCGAGGCCAAGGCTTTCCATGACTAT AGTGCCGCTGCAGCCCCCAGTCCTGTTCTTGGGAACATGCCACAAGGAGATGGCATGCCAGGTGGACCCATGCCCCCTGGATTCTTCCAG CCTTTCATGTCACCTCGCTTTGGTGGGGGACCACGACCCCCCATCAGAATGGGCAACCAG CCCCCAGGTGGAGTTCCAGCTGCCCAGCCAATGCTCCCAAACATGGATCCCAGACTACAGG GGCCGATGCAGAGGATGAATGTTCCTAGAGGAATGGGTCCCATGGGCCCCGGCCCCCAGAGTTTTGGAGGAGGAATGAGACCACCACACAATTCAATGGGCCCTGGCATGCCAGGAGTGAACAT gGGTCCTGGAAATGGCAGACCACCATGGCCAAATCCAAATGCCAACAAT ATGCCATATTCATCACCATCTCCTGGTGCttatggg GGTCCACAAGGAGGGGGTCCTCCAGGAACACCTGGAATTGTTCCTAGTCCAGCAG ACTCCAACAACTCCAGTGAAAACCTGTACACTATGATCAACTCTGGAGGTGGAGGTCGCAACAGT ttTCCCATAGGCCCAGGCTCTGAGGGCCCCCTAGGGGCCATGGCAGGAATGGACCCAATGCATATGAACGGAG GTTCAGGAGACCTGGACGGACTTCCAAAG AATTCTCCTAACAACATGAGTGGCATGAGCAATCCACCCGGGACCCCTAGAGATGAAGATGTAGGAGGCAGCTACCTTCACTCCTTCCAGAATGAGAAT CAGTACTCTCCTTCCATGACCATGAGCGTCTGA
- the lrriq3 gene encoding leucine-rich repeat and IQ domain-containing protein 3, with protein sequence MVSLEGYWAYLVNCSQSLILDHGCWTSESEKDLKDIIMVRLSSLLLKSLDQIGSCRALRICFLAENFLTRIEALMECTRLVKLDLKGNQIVQLPDASCWSHLKELRLLYLHDNNMSTWNNIKGLSGCLNLTALTLYDTPLSLKKSYRHCLVNSIWSLKALDNFVISDEEIIQNWSLPIRFKAMNQHFCVSLYQTIKSDSFETEMKATYKIISEINRIQAVYSPTLIIQRWIRGHLIRKSLGLCSTKKPITSEKPFISMPLSTEIDQVQSQSQKTMEEDTDNHPELKNEERKTEIQRLHVNLDKLMQTGYPEVIQNAASVKSNDSQQDIKAPCNTPQCSQSLKSKAQLNTLDPDISVTADLCNEETEEGTFRVLGLKALVHQSEPLSDMLWSRKAAGQDVREAISHFHTQIPGPQPRSSATIPGKRMIGCCHDKISLTSFKVIERVHQAFDKARMQRHLEEKVTEHQIDREVAKGRRDIFTEARRTEVRLRQERERVDMEKTLTLQRAKLEQDIHHARQKHARFLEEKRMRIQEQEMVCSFSQQHNSLARAMLRYHTWKRGNQL encoded by the exons ATGGTTTCTCTGGAGGGATACTGGGCCTATTTGGTAAACTGCTCTCAGTCTCTGATACTGGATCATGGCTGCTGGACATCAGAGAGTGAGAAAGACCTCAAGGACATTATAATGGTCAGATTGAGCAGTTTGCTTTTAAAGAGTCTGGATCAGATTGGATCTTGCAGAGCACTGCGAATTTGCTTCTTGGCGGAAAACTTTCTGACCAGGATCGAAGCTCTGATGGAATGCACTCGCTTGGTGAAGTTGGATCTGAAAGGAAATCAG ATTGTTCAGCTCCCTGATGCTTCATGTTGGAGTCATCTGAAAGAATTGCGACTTCTATATCTACACGACAACAACATGTCAACTTGGAACAATATTAAAGGCCTGTCTGGCTGTTTAAACCTGACTGCTTTAACTCTCTATGACACCCCGCTCAGTTTAAAGAAGAGTTACAGACACTGTCTGGTCAACAGTATATGGTCACTGAAGGCCTTGGACAACTTTGTTATCTCTGATGAGGAAATCATTCAAAACTGGTCTCTTCCTATTCGATTCAAGGCCATGAATCAACACTTTTGTGTCAGTTTGTACCAAACTATAAAGTCG GATTCATTTGAGACAGAGATGAAAGCaacatataaaataatttctgagaTAAACAGGATTCAGGCCGTTTATTCCCCTACACTAATTATACAGCGCTGGATTCGAGGTCATTTAATTAGAAAGAGTCTTGg GCTTTGCAGTACAAAGAAACCGATAACGTCTGAGAAACCATTCATTTCCATGCCTTTGAGCACAGAAATTGACCAGGTACAATCCCAGTCTCAGAAAACAATGGAGGAAGACACAGATAACCACCCTGAACTA aaaaatgaagagagaaaaacagagatcCAAAGACTTCATGTGAACCTTGATAAACTGATGCAAACTGGCTACCCAGAG GTTATACAGAATGCTGCAAGTGTTAAATCAAATGACAGTCAACAAGACATAAAAGCACCATGCAACACTCCTCAGTGCAGTCAAAGTCTGAAATCTAAGGCCCAACTAAATACACTTGACCCAG ATATCAGTGTGACTGCTGATCTCTGTAATGAAGAAACTGAAGAAGGAACCTTTCGTGTTTTGGGACTAAAAGCTTTGGTCCACCAGAGTGAGCCACTGAGTGACATGTTGTGGTCCCGTAAAGCTGCAGGACAGGACGTACGTGAGGCCATCAGCCATTTTCACACTCAGATACCGGGTCCACAGCCACGCTCTTCTGCAACTATTCCAGGGAAGCGCATGATTGGTTGTTGCCATGACAAAATCAGCCTCACCTCCTTCAAAGTCATTGAAAGAGTCCATCAAGCATTTGATAAAGCCAGAATGCAGAGACACCTTGAAGAGAAGGTAACGGAGCACCAGATAGACCGTGAAGTAGCCAAGGGTCGCCGAGACATCTTTACAGAAGCTCGAAGGACAGAAGTACGTCTGCGGCAGGAGCGGGAAAGAGTGGATATGGAGAAAACTCTTACTCTACAGAGAGCCAAGCTGGAGCAGGACATCCATCATGCACGTCAGAAACATGCCCGGTTTTTGGAAGAGAAGAGGATGAGGATCCAGGAGCAAGAGATGGTTTGCAGTTTCAGCCAACAGCACAACTCTCTAGCAAGGGCCATGCTTAGATACCACACATGGAAACGTGGTAACCAGTTATGA